The DNA segment TTTAATTTTGGCATAATCTTCTTTGAATTTTTCTCTATCAAAAGGTTTTCCTGGGTCTGTTTCTGTTGTTTGGACTTCAATATCCTCAGGCTTCACACCAGAAACAAAGATATCTTCTGTAATATGCTTTGCGAGAGGGCCTGATGGAGAAGAAGGGAGAACATCAACTGTTGGAATACGTTTCATCGGATAGACACCAATACGTGCAGTACCACCGCAATCAATAACCACACACATCATTTCTTCTTCGGGAATCGAATGTTTAAAACCATCAACAGCCTCTGCTCCTGATAATTCCGCAATTTTTTTGGCTACAGGGTGAATACCGCCGCCAGTAATTGAAACTACTTTTGTTCTAGGTTCACTTGGAGTAAGATTTAGCCCAGTTCCCCAACCACCTTGACCTTTGTTCACATGAATTGATTGATACATTTTATTTGCCTCCTATCTATTTCAGACTTTTTCTTTTCGCATTAAGAATTTCGTAATAGTTTCTGTAATTACGCCGCGCATTAAAATGACAACAACACCAGCCAAGAAGTAACGTACAGCAAGGCTTGACATGCTATAACCGGCTTCCACAACACCATTTGCGATTCCTAAATAAACAAATAGTTCTCCTGCATTTGCATAGGGAAATAATCCTGTAACTGGGTGTAAAAAGGAAACAACAGAGTCATAAAAAGCTGGTTTTTGATGTTCTTTAACAAAACGTCCGAATGTGTAGGCCATTGGATTCGTTAACATCAGCACAGATAAAATCGGCATTAAGGTATAGCGTAAAATCATGTTTTTAGCAGAAAATTGGATCGCTCGGTTGACTCGCTCCTCCCCGATAAAGGCAATAATCGAGTAAGTAAAGGTTAAAAGGACAATTAAAAGTGGGACAATTCCCGTCATAAAACTTACAAACTGTTTACCACCAGCCTCAAATAGACCGATAAAGTTTGTTCCAAACCATTCAATATAATTCACTGGGAAACACTCCTTTTTAATTATTTAAAGCGCTTTCATACAACTGTTTACGGTTTTTAGAATTGCTTTTTCTTGAATAGTATTTTTATTTTTATTACTTAGTTCACTTAATATGTCGGATAATTCTTTATGATGGTAGTTAGTAAACGTTTTAAATTTTGCAAAAATCGTTTTTCCGGTTAAGATTTGGCATTCATGTACTACTTGGTTTTCATTTACAACTAAAATAGCCACAGCACTCGTTCGAAACTTCAATCGTTCCATTTCAGAATAAAGATGATAACCCATTTTTCCAGCATATTTATTCGCAACTTTATTCATATGATGTTGATAGTATCTTACTTGAAAAAAAGCAAGACATGTCTGAGCAATAAAAATGAGGGAAGCAATCAGAACAATATTCATTTACTTTTCCTCCTTATAAGAGTGGGAAGAGGTTAGGCTTCCCACCGAATTAACTTTAATTATTAAATGTTTCATCTTGTAATTTTCTAAGTTTCCAAACAGTAGTTGATTCATCTAAAGAAACATCTTCGTCTGTAATAAATGTTCCTTTTTTAATATTTCTACGTGCTACCACTTCACCACTAATCAAACCGATTGGAATATGACCATTTGTTTTCATATCTAAGTGAGTTTCGAGAACTCCGCGTACACAGAAGCCACCAATACCATCTAATCTTTCACCAGCGGCTATATCTTTTTTAGCTACTGCAACAGTCTCTGAAACTGGCGCGCCCATTGGAACAATAGCGTGATCATGATTAAGTACGGCTTTGGCAATAGTAAGCGGAGTTTCAAGACTTGCTAGGTGGTAAGGACGGTATAGGATATGGTGATCCCGGTCGCCTTTTTTCATTAAATAACTAAGTTCATGACTCACACCTTCATTTTGTCCTTTAACGATAACGAAAACGCCTGGTGCCAGTCCGTCTACATATTCTACAACACCAAATTTGTTTAAAATACCACCTTGTTCTTTTAAGTCAAGGTCTTTAATTACGGAATCAACATCGCCAGAGATACCGTGCATCCCAACTACATCTGGCACATAACCAATTGCGTTAGAAAGCAAATTCATTTCTGCCATTGTTTTTGTACCATCTTGGAAAGCTGCTAGCATGTGTGATGCCATATTTTTTCCGTCAGCCTCGGCTTGGCAACTATCAGGATTGGCGCTAATTTTAAGTTTGTTGTTTTTTCCTTTTCCGGCAACGAGTACTTCCATACCCATGGATTTGGAAAATTCGTAAAGTTCAGTTATCGCAGCTGGCTCATCCCCATCAGAACCTGTATAAACAAGACCAGCGCTATCATATAATTTCTTCATTAGCGGCCCGATAGTAATATCAATTTCAACATTTAGCAAAACGAGTTGTTTTTTAGCAAGTAAAGTTTCTAGGGAAATTTTTGCACCGACTTCTGGAACGCCAGTAGCATCGACAATCACTTCTACAAGGTCAGAATGAATAATTTCTTTAAAGTCATTTGATAATAGAATTTTTTCTTTTTTTGTTGCGGAAGCATTATAGGCATCCGCTGCTTTTTTTGCAGCTTCCACATGAATATCACTAATGCCAACTACACTCATACCTGGAATAGCGGCGATTTGTGAAATCATACCGAACCCCATTTGACCAGCGCCGATAACGCCAACACGAATAGGATTATTTTCTTTTTCACGGGCAAGCAATTGTCTGTATAAAGTCATTTTAAGTTCCTCCTAGTAATCGTTTTCATTTATTAAAATAAAACTCCGGATTAAGCTATTTTATTCTAATAAACGGATGTTGTAACATTTGTCACGGGTGGTGACAAATGTCGTATTTCACAAATTAAATATAACACTTTAAAATTTTTTCGTCAATGGAATATTAAAAATTTTTGTTTTTAAGAAAATAAAAAAAGCTCATTCCATTGTGGGAGAGAGCTTTTGGTAGTTAGTATTTTTGAAAGCAGATTTGCTTGCTAATCATTTTTTTGAAGAATGTATTCGGCCATTCTATCGGTAATCACAATCACATCTATCAATCCAGCGCCAAGAGCGGCAACTAACGCGTCTTTTTTATGTAACCCATTTGCGAGTGCCACAACGGTAGGAATCTTCTTTAATTCTTCCAAACTCAGACCGATAACGTGCGTATTAATTTCTGTATTTGCTTCTTGACCATCTACTGTGAAAAAGCGTGAATTAATATCACCAACTACATCTTTATAACGTAATTCTTCAATGTTCTCAGGGACGATGTAACCAATTTCTTCCATTGTACTTTGGTTATATGGACTTGATACACCAACAATTGCCATATCTACTGTTTTTCCTTCTTCAAGCACTTCGTTAATGTATTTGTTTTTTGATAAATCAATCTTCATTTCAGTATCTTCCACTAGGGCCGGGGCGTATAAATATTTGCTGTGACACTGCATTTTTTTCTTTAGGTCATAACAAATTTGGTTAGAGTGAAGGTCAATATCGCTTGATCCCATTCCGCCAATTAGTGGAATAATAGTTAAATCTTTATGTGGGATATAAGGAAATTCATTGGCGAATTTTCGAATAGTTTTTCCCCATGAAATTCCGAGTGTATTAACTTTGGCAATTCTTTTACTAAGAGTATAAGCCGCTTCCTTAGCAAGGAAATTGAGCGCTTCTTCTTCAGACATATCATGTGTTGCAACGACAATAGCTTCCTCTAAGCCGAACTTTTCTTCTAATTTTTGTTCTAAATCTACCGTGTAGTAAGT comes from the Listeria welshimeri serovar 6b str. SLCC5334 genome and includes:
- a CDS encoding NAD(P)H-dependent oxidoreductase; the protein is MTLYRQLLAREKENNPIRVGVIGAGQMGFGMISQIAAIPGMSVVGISDIHVEAAKKAADAYNASATKKEKILLSNDFKEIIHSDLVEVIVDATGVPEVGAKISLETLLAKKQLVLLNVEIDITIGPLMKKLYDSAGLVYTGSDGDEPAAITELYEFSKSMGMEVLVAGKGKNNKLKISANPDSCQAEADGKNMASHMLAAFQDGTKTMAEMNLLSNAIGYVPDVVGMHGISGDVDSVIKDLDLKEQGGILNKFGVVEYVDGLAPGVFVIVKGQNEGVSHELSYLMKKGDRDHHILYRPYHLASLETPLTIAKAVLNHDHAIVPMGAPVSETVAVAKKDIAAGERLDGIGGFCVRGVLETHLDMKTNGHIPIGLISGEVVARRNIKKGTFITDEDVSLDESTTVWKLRKLQDETFNN
- a CDS encoding transcriptional regulator GutM produces the protein MNIVLIASLIFIAQTCLAFFQVRYYQHHMNKVANKYAGKMGYHLYSEMERLKFRTSAVAILVVNENQVVHECQILTGKTIFAKFKTFTNYHHKELSDILSELSNKNKNTIQEKAILKTVNSCMKAL
- a CDS encoding PTS glucitol/sorbitol transporter subunit IIC encodes the protein MNYIEWFGTNFIGLFEAGGKQFVSFMTGIVPLLIVLLTFTYSIIAFIGEERVNRAIQFSAKNMILRYTLMPILSVLMLTNPMAYTFGRFVKEHQKPAFYDSVVSFLHPVTGLFPYANAGELFVYLGIANGVVEAGYSMSSLAVRYFLAGVVVILMRGVITETITKFLMRKEKV
- a CDS encoding sugar-binding transcriptional regulator, encoding MKWEEKRDMVKIATWYYHYGWTQAQIAKKIGISRSIISKTLQRAKDLGIVEIFIKDETYYTVDLEQKLEEKFGLEEAIVVATHDMSEEEALNFLAKEAAYTLSKRIAKVNTLGISWGKTIRKFANEFPYIPHKDLTIIPLIGGMGSSDIDLHSNQICYDLKKKMQCHSKYLYAPALVEDTEMKIDLSKNKYINEVLEEGKTVDMAIVGVSSPYNQSTMEEIGYIVPENIEELRYKDVVGDINSRFFTVDGQEANTEINTHVIGLSLEELKKIPTVVALANGLHKKDALVAALGAGLIDVIVITDRMAEYILQKND